One region of Cinclus cinclus chromosome 1, bCinCin1.1, whole genome shotgun sequence genomic DNA includes:
- the RELCH gene encoding RAB11-binding protein RELCH isoform X8 translates to MILTGCVAFARHVGPTRVEAELLPQCWEQINHKYPERRLLVAESCGALAPYLPKEIRSSLVLSMLQQMLMEDKADLVREAVIKSLGIIMGYIDDPDKYQQGFELLLSALGDPSERVVSATHQVFLPAYAAWTTELGNLQFHLIPTLLNKIEKLLREGEHGLDEHKLHMYLSALQSLIPSLFALVLQNAPFTSKAKLQGEVPQIEVTRFPRPVSPLQDVAVIIGSREQLAVLLQLYEHQLEHEGTTGWETLLWVVNQLLPQLIEIVGKINVASTACVHEFSRFFWRLCRTFGKIFTNTKVKPQFQEILRLSEENIDSTAGNGVLTKATVPIYATGVLTCYIQEEDRKLLVGFLEDVMTMLSLSHAPLDSLKASFVELGANPAYHELLLTVLWYGVVHTSALVRCTAARMFELLVKGVHETLVAQRVVPALITLSSDPEISVRIATIPAFGTIMETVTQRELLERVKMQLASFLEDPQYQDQHSLHTEIIKTFGRVGPNAEPRFRDEFVIPHLHKLALVNNQQSVDSKRLDIATHLFESYSALSCCFISEDLMVSHFLPGLKCLRTDMEHLSPEHEVILSSMIKECEQKVENKTVQEPQGSMSIAASLVSEDTKTKFLNKMGQLTTSGAMLANVFQRKK, encoded by the exons ATGATACTGACTGGGTGCGTGGCATTTGCCCGACATGTTGGGCCAACACGTGTAGAAGCTGAACTTTTACCACAGTGTTGGGAGCAG ATCAACCACAAATACCCAGAGCGACGGCTACTGGTAGCAGAATCCTGTGGAGCTCTAGCACCTTACCTTCCA aaagaaattcgTAGTTCATTAGTACTTTCCATGCTGCAACAAATGCTAATGGAAGATAAGGCAGATCTGGTACGAGAAGCTGTGATCAAAAGCCTTGGCATCATAATGGGCTATATTGATGATCCAGATAAATATCAACAG GGTTTTGAACTGCTGCTTTCAGCTTTAGGAGACCCTTCAGAACGTGTGGTTAGTGCAACACATCAGGTATTTTTACCTGCTTACGCTGCCTGGACAACAGAACTGGGAAATTTACAGTTCCATCTTATACCTACACTGcttaataaaattgaaaaattgctCAGG GAAGGAGAACATGGCTTGGATGAACATAAGCTCCACATGTATCTGTCTGCCCTGCAGTCGCTGATCCCTTCGCTGTTTGCACTGGTGCTACAGAATGCACCTTTTACAAGCAAAGCTAAACTTCAGGGAGAAGTACCACAAATAGAAG TCACTAGGTTTCCCCGACCCGTGTCACCTCTTCAGGATGTCGCTGTCATCATTGGAAGCCGCGAACAATTGGCGGTGTTACTGCAACTGTACGAGCATCAGCTAGAACACGAGGGCACCACAGGCTGGGAGACTCTGCTATGGGTAGTCAATCAGCT GCTACCACAGCTTATAGAAATAGTTGGCAAGATCAATGTAGCATCAACTGCCTGTGTCCATGAGTTCTCTAGATTTTTTTGGAGACTTTGTAGGACATTTGGGAAAATTTTTACAAACACTAAG GTAAAACCACAGTTCCAGGAAATCTTAAGACTGTCTGAGGAAAACATAG ATTCCACAGCAGGTAATGGAGTGCTAACAAAAGCTACAGTTCCCATCTATGCAACAGGGGTCCTTACATGTTATATTCAG GAAGAAGACCGCAAGCTGTTAGTTGGATTCCTAGAAGATGTAATGACCATGCTTTCACTGTCCCATGCTCCTCTTGATAGCCTGAAAGCTTCCTTTGTGGAACTAGG TGCAAACCCAGCTTATCATGAGCTACTGTTAACTGTTTTGTGGTATGGAGTTGTCCATACTTCTGCTCTTGTTCGATGTACAGCTGCTAGAATGTTTGAG CTGTTGGTGAAGGGGGTACATGAAACTCTGGTAGCTCAGAGAGTTGTTCCTGCTCTCATTACTCTCTCCAGTGACCCTGAAAT TTCAGTAAGGATTGCTACAATCCCTGCTTTTGGGACCATCATGGAAACTGTTACTCAGAGAGAG CTTCTGGAGAGAGTAAAAATGCAGCTGGCATCTTTCTTGGAGGACCCTCAGTATCAAGACCAACATTCTTTACATACAGAAATCATAAAAACATTTGGAAGAGTTGGACCTAATGCTGAGCCCAGATTTAGAGATGAAT TTGTTATTCCACACTTACACAAGTTAGCCTTGGTCAACAACCAGCAGTCTGTTGATTCGAAGAGACTGGATATTGCTACCCACCTGTTTGAGTCCTACAGTGCTCTTTCCTGTTGTT TTATTTCAGAGGATTTAATGGTCAGTCACTTTCTACCAGGACTGAAGTGTTTACGAACAGACATGGAACATCTCTCTCCAGAGCATGAG GTTATTTTGAGCTCCATGATAAAAGAATGTGAACAGAAAGTGGAAAACAAGACCGTCCAAGAACCACAAGG